In Deltaproteobacteria bacterium, a single genomic region encodes these proteins:
- a CDS encoding saccharopine dehydrogenase NADP-binding domain-containing protein translates to MKVIALGGSGAMGRRAVQDLASRDIVKEITIADFNIGEAQQLARSLGTKCRAVKVDANDHTNLVETMRGHTVALGTIGPFYKYEVRIARACIEAGVHYVSICDDYDAAEGILRLDEAAREKGLTLITGVGWTPGVTNMLARKATALFDEVETIAVAWGCHASDTVGKAVTLHTFHIFAGVVPSFQNGRTLRIPAGSGRELIRFPAPVGMVNVFHLGHPEPVTIPRHIEAQNVTLKGGLVEDYFNVLGKVLSFLRIINTRSGKDFLGAIVNPLLPVFEKIDKPPETASACRVDTTGKKDGKRVHLAYGAVAHMDVLTGIPASIAVQMLLEGTITATGVLPPEACLDSGDFLKRARENGIRLFQGDEMTEALEL, encoded by the coding sequence ATGAAAGTAATCGCGCTGGGGGGATCGGGAGCCATGGGGCGGCGGGCGGTGCAGGACCTCGCCTCCCGTGACATAGTAAAGGAAATCACTATCGCGGACTTCAACATTGGTGAGGCACAACAGCTTGCACGCTCTTTGGGAACCAAGTGCCGAGCGGTAAAAGTCGACGCAAATGATCACACAAACCTCGTGGAAACCATGAGAGGCCACACTGTGGCGCTGGGAACCATCGGTCCCTTTTACAAATACGAAGTAAGGATCGCCAGGGCCTGCATCGAAGCGGGTGTTCACTATGTCAGCATCTGTGATGATTACGATGCCGCAGAGGGGATATTGCGGCTCGACGAAGCCGCCCGGGAAAAGGGTCTGACGCTCATCACCGGCGTGGGATGGACGCCGGGCGTGACGAATATGCTCGCGAGAAAGGCAACCGCTTTATTCGACGAGGTCGAAACCATCGCCGTCGCCTGGGGATGTCATGCCTCGGACACCGTCGGCAAGGCCGTCACGCTCCATACGTTCCATATTTTCGCCGGGGTCGTTCCTTCCTTCCAGAACGGCAGGACCCTTCGCATTCCCGCGGGCTCCGGACGGGAACTTATAAGATTTCCCGCACCGGTGGGAATGGTCAATGTTTTTCACTTGGGCCACCCTGAACCGGTGACGATCCCCCGGCACATCGAAGCACAGAACGTCACTCTCAAAGGCGGGCTGGTGGAGGATTATTTCAACGTGCTCGGCAAGGTCCTGTCCTTCCTGCGGATTATCAATACCCGTTCGGGAAAGGATTTTCTGGGCGCCATCGTCAACCCGCTGCTGCCGGTTTTTGAAAAGATCGACAAACCGCCGGAAACGGCTTCGGCCTGCCGGGTCGATACAACGGGGAAAAAGGATGGAAAACGGGTGCATCTTGCATACGGTGCCGTCGCTCACATGGATGTGCTCACCGGTATTCCCGCTTCGATCGCCGTTCAGATGCTCCTCGAAGGAACGATAACGGCTACCGGCGTCCTGCCGCCGGAGGCCTGTCTCGACAGTGGAGATTTCCTGAAGCGGGCCCGTGAAAATGGCATCAGGCTTTTCCAGGGCGATGAGATGACTGAAGCGCTGGAACTGTGA